GTCTTTATTTATTATCAATAAGCTACAAAGAAAAGCTCTATATATAGAACATGTAAACAAACAGTTGCAATATTaaacaataatagaaaaattatgTTGAATTTGATGAACTTGGTCATATGTTGcacaaaaacatagaaaaatcaTGCAAATATATAATGTCTTTAGGCTCTTGTTTTATATTTTGGGTAAACGTTAACTTCTCCACCTCCACCATAGTCTAAGCACCAAAACCAGCAGCTTTTATTCTAATGACTATTATTCaattcagaaatatatttatgtagAATTATATAGTCTTCTAaggcttcattttttttttgtttttgtagcaGCATGCTCAAAACACTGGAGAGGTATCAAAAGTGCAATTACGGATCAATAGAAGCTACCGTGCCATCTCGAGAGACGCAGGTTAATCTTATCTAGACATCCATTTACCATGATGCAATATATAATTCATGATATTCACGTTATGTTGTCATTTTCATTGGCAATATTGTATCTACAACTTGTTTGATGGCTAATAAAATCATGTCCATAATTAAAGCTAATAATTTGATTGGTCTcagaaaacattaaaatgacTGTTTTGATTTCATATGCATTTTTTAAGTGGTATTTTTTAGAAAAGCTACCTTTAATAAGCTCTAAACGTATAGATAGTAAAATTTGATTGTGGTGCACATTTTTTTCGAGTCATAGTTAtgttattaaaagaaatattatGTACAACAGAAAGCCAACGAGCATTTACCTCAACCATTGTTTACTTTGTTTTAAAATGCTCTCAATTAAATTTTATTCTCTTTTACGCACTTACGATGAATAGGGCATAACAAaacataaacagaaaaaaaacacatatttctttccCAAGAATAAAACATCATGACTTTAACAATAAAATTATGAACTTCTATTAATTTAACGATTTAGCTATGATTAAAACATTAAGAGTTCGGATTTCTGTGACGATGGACCTTTTATATTATCGTCAATCGAGTAAGATCTCATTGGAGAAAAAGGATGGCACCAACTTTGGCCCTGAAAATACTTATGGGTTTAGAAATCAACGGTCTTAGGTTTCTTCAAAGTGGTAAAATCTGAtttacacttttttctttttttgttcatacatttttttaacGTTCCAACCGCATCTTTACGTTTGAGTTTGAGTTCTCAAAAGAGCTGGTAGAACGGCTGGACCCATCAGATGGTCACATACTTGgacagtgtatatatatacatgaatgacCAAGATCTTGTCTTGAAGACAAAAACTTATTGTACATGATAATGATGTTGCCATATAACGTTACAATGTTTGAATGTGTTCATCTTAATTATTCATTTATCCACATTCTTAATCTTTGATATCTGTGGCCATGATGTAAAAGGATTGCTTTTCTGCGtctatatgtgcatataagaaaaATTAGAGTTCAATATTTGCACGTGTAgggtttttttttggtttattacGAAATCTACCTTCTTTGTGCTTCACAGCAACTCTATGCCTCCAAGAAGGAAATTATATCAGACAACTGCGCAGTTTTAGGCTGACCAGTCCTTAATCAAAAATCCAATTAAAACCAATCTGTGTTGCATCCCAAGGATGAAGCCAATGGAACACTATAGACAAACCAATGGCTAAATTTCAGGTCTGTTTGTCGTGGAAAATCTAAAACTTacccttcattttcttctcttgctGTAATGAAAATGTCGTGTTTTGCTTTCCTGTGATGATCACAGGCCATGCAATGCTATCACATTCACTACATGGGGACTTTTTTTGTCAAAGTTTTTGATCTTCAACGCCATTTATAGAGTTTATTTTTACACTTGTTCTAACTATTTGCAAAGTTTGGTTTATCATGGGATTTTGGTCAAAAATTTGTGCTGATTTGAGTCTTTATACAAGGTTGAATGCATGTCACGAATTATTTACCATGGAACAAAAGTGGAAAAGTTCCAATGTTTGTAtccaataaataaaaatgaacaaacgAAAGCCACAAACTTTGTGTATATCTTGCTGGTCTGTTCTGAAAATTTGTGCAATATGTTCTGGCAAGCAGAGCAGCTATCAAGAGTACCTGAAGCTTAAGTCCAAGGTAGAGGCACTGCAACGCTCACAAAGGTGCGAATCTTACCATCCTTTTGTACCttaatatttatttgttccCTCCTGTTTACAATTTTATATCAGGCCACCCTTTCCGTTGAATTTCTTCCACACAGTCCTTGTCTATAAACTTTCTAGATGTCAAACATAAAGGAGGTTAATTACATTTGGGCATCTGAGTGAAGGAAACAGAAAGCAGCTGTAATACAAAAAGCTTCTTAGAGAAAAGATTGTCATTTATTTACTTGATAAGGACCTCAATCATAAGATGAatggtcttttttctttttctttttttcttttaattctgCTTTCTTGACAagcattctttctttttttttttccgcttCGCAATCAATTTTCATGATATCAAGCGTTAGAATGGAAACTCGATTGCAGCTTCCGAGCAATCAATATTTATTCTTGttgaattttccattttctataTGATCTTTGGATACCTTGCCATTCCCCCATTCAAGAATTGTTTTCTAAGCTCTGACATGCTCATATTTTTGTGGCATGGCATGTAGGAACCTTCTCGGTGAAGATCTGGGTCCGCTCAACTCGAAGGAGCTTGAACAGCTCGAACAACAGCTAGAGGTTTCATTGAAGCATGTTAGATCAACAAAGGTAGGTTACTAGTTTATTGGTGATACTCTAAAGGCTaagatttccttttcttatatTATCACTATTCAATTTGTCATGGCTTAAACAGTAAAACTTGGTGGCACACACGCAACTATTGAATCCATTTCCACGTTGGTTTCCTTTTAGCATTGGTGGTCTATGAACGTCTTATTCTGCACTTGTAGCAACAATGGCAATTACagtgaaaaagcaaaaaatttgataaaaagaaaaacttgagtGCCTACATGGCAATACTATGCTACATGAACGATGGCCTTTTTGAGCTCTGTCCAATCACAGCTACCTCATGCAATGCATTGGGCAGGTATGATTAAACACAGTGGTCAATGAAATGCATTGGGAAGTGTGCAtgagaggttttttttttcgtggtCCAAAACCGGACGGAGAAAtccacaaattatatatatatatatagtgtataaCACTGAAACCCATAGGCAGAAGATTGAGATGAGCACCTTTGTTTTGCTCTGTCAAGCTTATGGATTAAGGCCTCAACTTTTTGAAGAATGCATGGCTTTATCTCATGCAGTAGGTGCGAGCAATGAAGGTCGCCAATTTCATAAAACATCAAAAGGTGTAAATTAATCAAAAGAGTGGCGTTCGTACTTTCTGTTTTTCTGGGCTAACCTCTAGGGTTTCGTCACCTAGAGttggaaaaaacaagaaagagaaaaaactgtTTTAAAATAGTTACGATGGAAAATGAAGTTTGAACTTCAAGATCTTGGGGTTTCAACTGTTAAGCATGGAGCACCTCATCCTCCTCTTCTACAAACGAGAATGTCTTCACTCACAAGTAAAATCTTCCTAGAGGTATAAATGAACTTAAGAATGGAATGTGCCACTTGAATATAAAGGCGATATTGTGTTTGAGAAATCATGCCTATCTGAGGTGCCAATGGAACGGCTAACcattaagggcatcttttgtcGGTCTTTGTACTGCGTAACATACCACCAGATACAGCATTCTCCTTCGGATTCAGTTTGTAGTTCCAAACCAAATCTGTGGCATTTTGGATCTGACGAGAGGCTTACAGAATGAGAGGGTCTCTGGTTGTTGTTTTTGCCCATCAACTGTGAATCTGAAACTGGAACTGATCAGACATAGGACATGATGCACACAAACGcagtctccctctccctttctctgttTGGTAATGTTgagaattcttttttttttttgctctctccctctctcttcctctcacaCAAAGAGACACAGAATGACAGACAAACACAGGTGAGTAGAGAAACTTTGCAGTGAACTCTACGAACATATGAGAGGCTTAGAGTAGGCTAAGGGCCGCTTTCTGACGCAGTTTTAGACTTCTCCGACTGAAGAATGAGAGGTCATGAAGGCACACTCGGCACATGCCATTGCATAGTAAGAGTGAATAAGAGCAGATGAAGTCCATCTGCAAAGCAAATTTGCTTCTTCCAGTTGATGACTACAagtcattattattattgttgcaATGCTTTTATGACACCACTAACTTCTTAAAGTTTGGGCATCAAATGCATATTACCATCCTGAACTCATGCAATTAAACTGTGCTCAACTCGTCATGCAGACACAATTCATGCTTGATCAACTCTCCGACCTTAAGAGAAAGGTAATGTGGTTCTTCCCTCCTAAATGATAAGAATATCATGTTTGTTTCTCTGCTGTTTGTTTTCCTGCTTGCTTTGATCATAAGAGGCAAAAATACAATCCAGGAGCAAATGCTGCAAGAAGCTAACAGGGCGTTAGTAAGAAAGGTATGTTCACTCGAAAATGATATAAGAGCATTCATTTCTAGTTAACATGAGCACCCACATGCTGtttcttcaagaaaattttggtcTTAGAAAGTTTAGACCTAGTCAAGTATGGGATATAACAAATCAGTATATTTTACTTCAGTAGCAGTGATGCATGGGGATCACTATGGGTCCTAAGGAAGCAGTCAATGTTGCTTTCACTTAAACACAATAAGAGAACAGGCATCAACTTGGGAAACCATAAGGGCAGGGATGTAGTTTTGTTGACTCTTAGTAGCCACTTTACTGGAATCAAAAGCTGGTGAATCCGTCAAAGATCTAGATAGATTGTAGCTCGTACAAGCAAATTTGAAATAATCAACTGTGgggtgtgtgtgcatgtgcatccAAGCAAATGTCGCTTGACTGTTCATGTTGCCCATTACAAATTAACTGAGAAAAATGTGACTGCACTGTGTGTAGCTTGACGGATCGGGGACGGCAAATCATCACCAACTTTCATGGGATAACAGTGGGCAGCACATGCAGTATGGCCGGCACTCTGGTCCCCAGAATGACGCATTTTACCAACCTTTGGAATGTGATTCGACTCTTCAGATTGGGTAAGATCTTGCAAAGAACAGAATGTTTGacttcccttttccttttctggggTTCGATTCATGAATAAGTAAATGTGGGCCACGGTTCATATATCTTCTTTGCTTGCAACCAGTGCACATAAAGTTAGATTGCGGCAGGACTTGTTCTAATTCTAGTGATACTGATAACAATATTTAAGAGGCCATTGCTTCCGTTCCATTCAACTGTATCAAGCTCGAAGCCTAACCTGAATGATGTATAGCTTCATTATCTTCGGCTCACGTTATCTCTTACTACAATAGAACAACAATCAAACGCGTTACTTGTCCAGAAGACCTCTGCTCATTTACTAAGTTAAGCATAAGCATTGTCCGGAACTAGGTCGAAGCTGTTTGTAATCCCAGGAGGACAAGAGTGGTCTTCAAGTATTCTATATATGTAGTGAGTGGCTCTTCCTATCAGGAGAGACTGGAACATTTTGGTCCAACAACATGTGTTGAAAACTGCGCATGATGGTAGATGAGaccaattttcttcttcttcttcttcttctcttaatGAGATaagataaaatttatttttaatgataaattGGTAGCAAATATCATTCTTTCTATAATTACCGAAAAATTAACTACATaaagttctttcctttttcccaaTCATTGCTTACTGTTCAACCCAAAATAGATATTGAGTATTATTTTGTCAATTAGTGTTAGTTTTCTGGAATGCaaatcttctctctctctctctctctctctctctctctttcacacacacacaaatagaGAAGCTGAAATCCTTTGGTCATCTTGAGGTCTATCCAATCGCAGATGTCAGATGCATCAGGTGGATGTGATTACACACATTGTCTAATGTAATGCATCAGGCAGTATGCTGTGAGAGCTTGGATGATGTTTCCATCCAAACCAAGATGGAGAATCCAcaaatcctatatatatatatatatatatatatatatatatatatataaaaaattaggatttgtggatttctccatctTGGTAATATTTTTGAAGCCCAACATGTTGACAAGTCATTAAAAGTCTAGTTTTAGTAGGCTTCTAGCTAGTAAATAAATAATGCACACACTTATAGGCTCAAATTGCACACTGACATCCTCCACTCTACCTTTGATAAGAGTAAAAATTAAAGTATAATCAATTGCACACCAACGTAGAGATACACTCAAATCGGGCAAGAAGAGGTCACATATAAGCATAAGCTTCATAACCACAAGTGTCAACGCACGGCATATATACCATAATTGTGTATAACAATGCactacacacacacgcacataaaGATAATGACTTACAATTATGGATACATTGTGCTTTTGAGTTGACaatgctctctttctctctctcacacacacacacacacaaagtcCATAGAAGAGCAAGATTTGGTGGCACGGGCATGTACATGGGGGATACAGAGCAGACTTGTTATATAATGGACATTTTGAATGAATGGGTGCATACTATATGCTTTGTTTGTGATATTTATGCGTCTGTTTTGGACATGCATCTCTTAAGCGGAGCATGCACGTCCATGTCTTAACGATCCTGATAAATGTGCGCAGGTACAATCCATCTGGACAAGAGCAGATTACCATTGCAGCACCTCCTCAGAATGTGAATGGCTTTGTCCCTCCGTGGCTAGTATGAAAATCTCACCTCAAACTTATGAAAACTAtgtgtaatttttcaaaactctgATCATGGACTGCTAGTGCTTTGCATTTAAAGTGCAACGCATTCGACAGTAACCATAAAACTCCATGCTCTCCTTTTGGCTTGTAAGATCCTATAGCAACTTAAATTTGAGCAGGTTGTACTCAAATTCTAAAACCATAATAATATTATGGTGACCATAGTCTATACAACACTTTGGTCGAAGCTTActagttttcctttttgtcattttcgtagtatgtaaatttcatatgttattttattttcagtACTTCCCCTGTGCTTTTGCAAATGAAATAATGACGGGAAGAATCTTTTGGTAAGAAGATGATGCAACTGTCATGGTTTACAAAGGGATATATGTGAAAGTTTAGGTATTCAAGGACAATTTTGTTTGTGTTATAACATGAGAAAAAACCAAGTGGCCTCAACATATATAAGATCTACTGGATACCCCCTCCCTTGCTTATAAAAGGAGTCCCATTACCCCTGTAAGTATCAAATAGCCGAGTAGCCTACTCCTGTAGGACACCATTTATCCAAAAGACTGTTTGGGGGTCATTATACCCCCGATTGTGCACTGGGTGGTGCGTATAACTAGCTTCGGACTCGATGTCCCATCAGCCTTGCAAGCACAAGCTGAGTATCAAACTCCTGTAAACCTTCTGTACATAGGTCAGTAGAACTGGTACTAGACCTTTCCTCAAATGTTCAAAGGGCTTGTAAGGTTCCATCTTTCTTTCCACCTATCTGCTTgagctttcctttttctttgctCTAAGGATTACATCTTTATATTGAAAAAGTGAGTTTTCGAAATAATagtcctcttttttctttcagataTTTTAACCGGACTCTTACCACTTTGGCAAAAGACATATCCTAGATGTTGGCAGCTGACTTCAACTTTCAAATTCTTCCGCCAACTTGACTGGTTTTTATGCATCCTTTTCTTGGATGCCAATTATAAAGAGGCTCCATTCATGATTTCTTGCAGTTTAATGTCAAATGTGAAGAGAAGTGTCAAGTGGCCCAAAAATGACATACATACTGAACTTATGAACTTCAGATATTACTTAATGTTGACTTGGCTCGTGTATATGTCGAGGCTTGATTCCACTTGGTTCAGTCACAAAGTTAAGTTCGTATTGGTCGTAAACATCTACTGTTTGCATGACTTCGACCCTTGTCTTCGATGCATGTGAACAAGAACAAAGGTTAAGGAGTTCCTTACCCAATTGATATCATGTGTATAGCCATTTGATCGTGCCTTCTCCATCCACCTGACAAGTTCATTAGAAGCATGCATGTCTGAaagttagagatgtcaatatatctaatttggatcggatatatGATGAAATCATTCTAacaaaattggatatgaaaaaaagtttaatatctgatgaaaaaaatcagattgactttggattttggatcatattttagttttaaacaaatagtCTATATGTAATGctgttacattttgaaaatcggcgaaactcggttcaaaatttgggttcTGATTCCgatgtgaatgtaaaaataAGATTTAGATTGTGGAAAATGATCACGGactcagatatgacttttcttatTTGTACTCAAATCTGAATGTGTGAATGCCCCGATAAAGCATATAAAattaagagtatattttatttgaaCCCGATCAATTGACATTCCTAAAGGTCATTTTGGATGAAACAATTACAACTATTGCCCTTTGCCCACAACTGGGAAATCAAGTAAATGAGAGTACTTTTAAATGAGCAATAGAGCCTGCAGCAAACTGCAGTTACAATGGAAGCCAATGTATTATCAATTTGGTTGTCTACTCCCAACCTCCATAATTTAATTCCAATCAAATCTTTTACTTTGTGGTCGGATAAACTGCACTGTCGATAGTGACCTGATGGAGAGTAGGCATATGGTGTACTAGACTGTGCGTCGTTGTGATTTTGCAAGTAAATAGGGGCTTGTTGAATTCAAGGGCTTTTACTTGAGACTATTACGTATGTTGCTGACTAGCCTATAAACCATCGTTATAAAAGATTAAACCAGCCTTGGCAATCAACTAATAGTAAGATCTCTAATTCTTACAGGCAAATTCAACTAGTCTCTGAACTGCCATTGATCCCATGTTTGAAATTGGTTAAATTATCCCACCCTTAAAAATTGGTTATAAGAAATAATTATTTCTCTCTCTGAGCTGCCCCTCTAGATCCAGTTGTGCCTCATTGTGCCCCTTAGCCCGAAAGTTTTGGCTTTGCcactcctttctctctctctccctctctagtaTTCCTCCAAAACCTTGGTAGAAGGAAAACTCAATCTATAATTATGCAACATGTTCTTATAAATTAAGCAACCCCGGTGGCAACGAGAACCCGGTGCAAAGATGGAGTTAGAATACAGAATTCTCTTTAGTCAATTGccattttggtttttggatgAGCACAAGCCTGTGTAGAGATAAGTTGTCCTGTTATGTGTATTTCCTTTTGAAGGGGAGGAAGGTGGGGATTTTTGGTTCTCAGCCGAATATATAATAGGTTGAAATACTCCTCCTTATTCGAAAGTAACTTTCCTCATCACAGACATACCCAATACCTCAAAAAGTTTTGGACACCGTTATAAGTATAAATGGAAAACTTCCAGAATCAACCATTCCTTTCTTTACAAGTGATAGTtcacctctttcctttctcAACTTGAAATATTCCATATTTGTCTTTCAGGCCACCTCAGGTTGGAGAAAATGtttccaaaattcattttttcacttGGCTCAGGAGTATGTATTTGCACATTTCGCATCATGAAGGAACTCATGGTGAATAGGCTGGTCTAATTTGATTTCATTATATCAATCCATTAGTCTATCTTTTCACCACTTCTCTTATTTCAAATGAAAGAAGTCATCTATGAAAACTCACAACAAAAAGACTAAAAGTCGTGTTGCCAAATTATGATCCGGAAAACTAAAAACATGTCTGTCTTTTTTCTAAAAGTTGAAACTACCgtgaacaaaataaaaaataactttgaatgaaaaaggaaatgcCCCAAAGTATAATAAATACTCTTTAATCCTTTGCATGTCTTATCTATCTTGTACTGAATTCTAATGGAAAaacttcattcttttctttcatgagACTAGCTGCAAACTCGTGCCTCCGAAAATAATGGACAACGGAAACTTGGAAAGGTAAATGTAGAGCCCTCGATTAATTGGTCTTTTCATGGTAAGTACAAAGAGTGATTATAGTACTTTTAACTGCTCTTAAATGTGCACGAAATTAATAAAACTAAAAGACCATGTAGGTACAAATTAATCAGTAATATTCCTTTACATGTAGTATGGCTCATGTcaatatgttttcttttatttatttatttaaattttctcttatttagtATTTGTACATGATGAACTATCATTGCGTAGAGTATCATTTCCTTCTGTTTAAATACGATTTTAGTATTGATTCGCCCTGAGATTGATCCctctttgatttcctttttcaattttgtcataTTAATTTAGACTTTGTACATGACGAACTATCTTTGCGTAGAATATCATTTCCTTCTATTTAAATACAATTTTAGCATTGATTTACCTTATCATTCATCCAAGGTTACAACTCATAAATTTTTGACCACTTTGGTGGCTCCGAACGCGTGctaatttatgattttttactACTTTAATGACCCATTTAATACAGGACAcgttagaaaaaaaagaagaagaagaagaaacatgcTAAAAAATAATCACCACACACGCATGATTGTATTATATCAAACGCAAACATGCTCTCATAATAATCTTGGCGATTCAAAAATCATTaagttttttctaaaaatgaatGCATATCATAAAAATTGATGCAAATAACTTGACCAAAAGTTCCATACATGGAATCgatgtaaaggaaaaaaaaagggggggaatTCAATAATCTAAAAGCCATCAAGAACTAGTTACAAGTATCAAACCAGACGGACCTGTTAGAAAACACTGAAAAGCAAATTAATGCTAGGAACAAGTGTGAAAGAGAACTTGAAATGGccttaaaaatgaagaaccaaTTGGAAATTAAACCTTACAAATTAACTGATCATAAAACTCTCTGAACCTGTTCTTGACAATATGAACAAGTGGCAAAAAGTCATTGAATCAATCAAAGAATCAATGAACCAGCCACAATATGAATGCAGCCATCCTTGGATGGCTCGACGTCTATTCATGCATCGAAGAACCAGTTACAGTCCTGTATAAGAACTCTGGAGCTGGTCTTGATAACATACTACCGGTTTGTCAGATCGATAATCCGGTCCAAAATCTCTATCAACCGTTCCTTAACTCAGAGATTCGGTTCATATCGTCACCAAGCCGGAAGTGCTGGTTCTGACAGAATCAAATGACTCGGTTCTCGTAAAATTGCAGCCAAGTCTACTAGTCAAGGATTAAATCCAGTGCCTGACTGGGTACAATGACCGGCCGGATCCAATTCCATAAGTGGATTGCAAACGGAACAGGATCATAGATCCCCGACCCGTTTACTTTATTGTTTTAGTGCCAGATCGGGGTAACGGATCCTTGACCAAACGGATGCAGACGTAACAGCAGGGTGTGAACGGCTCAGCAGAATTCAGAAAACCACCTGATCTGATGAGCACTGGTTGATCCGGATGCGAAGATCATGAACTGGCACACGTTCTCCTCCCACACATATATTTCCTCTTGTATATCGTCTGCATTTGGAAGGACGTATATAGGGCCTAAAAGCCGTGATGAGGCAGGTACTGataaatttcaatataaaatcATAAGGTATTTTTTAAAGGGCTGTTTGAACACCTAGTGAATGTTTCACGAATCTGCCTCAAGGATTCATAGAATACTTGTTTAGGTGTTCTACAAATCTAGTTCATAtttaaagcagattcataaaacacctATATGTTGTTCTTAATACCAAACAGTCCCTAAATGAGCCAACTCAAAGAGGACCTGACTTGGGGCCCGTTGTGGAGCTAGCAGTGGCAGAACGCACTAGATCTGTCTCGTTGCCCTGAGTTTGTATGCCTGTAAAGAGcgtttgataataaaattaCATTGTGATGTACTTagaatataaatttaaaaaatatcataatcTTGTTTTAGAGAATAATGTGATCATATGTAGTGCTTGATTGATGGAGTTATAAGGAATGTTATCATACAATGCTTCCTAAAATAGGAACCTGGCCTTGTTCCAGGTGAGCGAGAGCATCATCCCACCACTCAAGCAAGAGCCAAAGTCCCTATCCTTTCCCTTGCTCTCAAGTTCTAGAGCTGGATGGGTATCAGGCAATGAGATTTCcgcatgcttcaacttgtataaaagACCCGCTCCCCTTACAGTCCAATACAGAAACACGGTATTGCTGCTTGGTTATGGGATTCAAGCATGGTATTGAACAAGAGACATCTTTAATTATTGCTGATTGATGGAAAAGGCACCTTAGTAAAGGCTAAAAATGCAATTTAATGACCGAGAAAAGATTGCTGATCGGATATTGCTTGCATTAATATGGAGCACATAATGGGTGGAATAAATGATTTAGGACCTCTGTCTTACTGCACAGTGTTTTGCAATCTCAATTATTGAAGGAAGAAGTTATGAGCTGTAATATCTTGTACTGGATCATATAAATCAATGTAATTGCACGTTCACTTACAGAGATTTCCTGACTGAGCTTCGCCTCGTCTCAAGAGAATCAACTGCCGGATTCTGCTCCAGTCATGTAAACGTCAGATTTCAATTtatttggatcttgacttggttTCAAGTCTTTAACTGTTCCCAGCCAACTCCCCAACCTTAAATTCAATGAGTTGCCGATGGTCGGACAGGAGCAGTTAAAATGCATGTCCCAGAAACGGTTTTTGAACagctatatacatatatatatatatatatatacattaggGGTGGAGTCAGAGAGAGGGGGTGAagttaaagtttttaaattttgattaggaacaaaatatcattttccaaa
Above is a window of Nymphaea colorata isolate Beijing-Zhang1983 chromosome 8, ASM883128v2, whole genome shotgun sequence DNA encoding:
- the LOC116258591 gene encoding agamous-like MADS-box protein MADS2 isoform X1, whose translation is MGRGRVELKRIENKINRQVTFAKRRNGLLKKAYELSVLCDAEVALIIFSNRGKLYEFCSSSSSMLKTLERYQKCNYGSIEATVPSRETQSSYQEYLKLKSKVEALQRSQRNLLGEDLGPLNSKELEQLEQQLEVSLKHVRSTKTQFMLDQLSDLKRKEQMLQEANRALVRKLDGSGTANHHQLSWDNSGQHMQYGRHSGPQNDAFYQPLECDSTLQIGYNPSGQEQITIAAPPQNVNGFVPPWLIF
- the LOC116258591 gene encoding agamous-like MADS-box protein MADS2 isoform X2, which translates into the protein MGRGRVELKRIENKINRQVTFAKRRNGLLKKAYELSVLCDAEVALIIFSNRGKLYEFCSSSSMLKTLERYQKCNYGSIEATVPSRETQSSYQEYLKLKSKVEALQRSQRNLLGEDLGPLNSKELEQLEQQLEVSLKHVRSTKTQFMLDQLSDLKRKEQMLQEANRALVRKLDGSGTANHHQLSWDNSGQHMQYGRHSGPQNDAFYQPLECDSTLQIGYNPSGQEQITIAAPPQNVNGFVPPWLIF